Below is a window of Gossypium hirsutum isolate 1008001.06 chromosome A12, Gossypium_hirsutum_v2.1, whole genome shotgun sequence DNA.
CGACAATTATTTGcgtcaagattgaaatttcaaatttcaaaaagtataaggacttggaatgatccaattggagaatatGGGCTAAACCTACAACTGCATGTATAGTacaagactagtaattgaatttaaccaaatggaTTTAATTGCTACCGTTTaggtcaagactaaaatttcaaattttgaaaaatacaaggaccaaaattaacaaattaaaaaattataagaactaaattgatcaaattaaagtaaaatgattaaaaatccATAACTTTCACAAAGTGCGGGgactaattacaaatttaccttAATTTAATTGAGTGGTACTTAATATAAAATTGGACATCACTTTCAATCTTTTATATCCTATTGGCATAAATGTTTAGTATATAATTAAACATATGCCTAGGTTACAAAGGTTCATATCTTATCACTTCAATTTTTCACAATAACTAAATGctaatattatttcatttaacaaTTTAGGCTTAGTTTTTAATTGTTGTTGTAGTTGAAATgtacttttgaaaagtgttgtGAGAAAAAATTATGAAGAAGTGTGGTTTGttaatttcaaatgttttccattattgtaaaaaatgatggtgaaaagttaaaattttcgttTTTAGACATGATGTTGGaaagtaaaattttagttaaatcatttaaattaatataatgacacatgaaatataaattctaaataccttttaagtaattaatataaattatttttaaaattaatggtacacaaaatattctaaaattttaagtataacgataaatgatatttaaataatttaagggtaaactacacccgaggccactaaactattaataagtttacattttggccactaaacttcaaaaagttacaaaatgatcattgaactattcaaaagttttcatttaagtcgctaaactatttgaaagcttttatttgttttcattgaagtcgctaaactatttgaaagcttttatttaagtcactgagttgttaatgtttttttaaaagtaCGACTAGTGAGCTCCAAGCAACATTCCACGATTAGTACGACAGATTAGTACCTATtaacgagtagaagaacataccttagatccaagtcgatctgaTAGTCAGTGTTggagatcaaagaagaaaattaTTTGGATTTTGATTCGTGAATTTGTGACCTTCAAAGTTGTTTGATGAAAAAAGAATTGAGCTGTAGAAGAGAAAGGAATGAGAGTTTTCGATTGATGCAGGTGATGCGAACAAGAAATGGcatacaacaatgattttaacaactggatgacttaaatgaaaaccttagaatagttcagtgatcattttgtaactctTTAAAGTTGACTGATCAAGACGTAAACTTACTAGTAGTTTAGTGGCTTTGGGTGTAGTTTATCCATAATTTAATACaatgatacataaaatataaattaatctaaaattttaagtacATTTTAAATATTAGGATTaataagggtattttgataattacACTTCAAAATGCAAAAGTCAAAAatcaaaaacaatttttaaaaccTAGAGCTACTAATAGTCTCTCCCAaactcttaaataggaggataaagaGCATTTAAGTACGCTCAAATTAACATCCGCCTAGACAATTATGCCAATCAAGCTAAAATTTAATTAGCAAAAACCAAAAAcacctaaatttcaatttttgtgtttagGTGGAAAACCACTTTTAAATATTCTTCATTCCTTTTGAGGTTGAAAAGTTTGCTTATTACAATTTATTAACCATACTTAATCAATGAATTTATGCCACATAAACAATCTTTCATTTGAACAAAGGTTATTTAATTGATCGGATAAATTAAATTTAGTTATGGTATGTTTgagaatttaaatttgaaaatttggatacaaatttgttgaagttgaatctaataaatattaaaaatatatatatgaatttgttaaatcaaaaaatattttaagatttttaaattcattacgaaataaacttttaataaatccataaatttaaaaaataataataaacattatatttttaaataatttaccactaaatttatattatttttaaaacttaaatccAGATTACTAAATATTAGCTCTGCTGCCCTAAAATATTCGTGAAGGTGAGATTGGATGTAATAAAGACTAAAGGGAAATTATTAGCCTTGGCTCACTTGATCGATGGGCACCACTAACATAGACAATAGTGGAGCAAATTATTGAATGACGCCAAAGTCTCCATGTTCACACTAATTTTTCATGCCACCTACCCTAAGGCAATATAAAGAAGGGAAGAACATTCTTAAACTGAACCAGAATCTATGAAAATTAGCAATCGATCGGCAATCCTTTTATATAGTGGAAGCATTTAAAAttggttaaaaaataattacatcttGAACAAACTAAGGAGGaaaaaagatgatgatgatgaatccGCAAGAATGTCTTCCACAATCTACCACAACCAACCCACTAAAACCCAAATCCCACCACCCCACAGTcctttattttagtattatatatgttGCAACGTTGGTATATGTTGGGCATTCATTGTTTCAATTTTCTGCAAATTGGGTGTTGAAAAGTTTGTTTAGCAGAGATGGGTTTTAGCTTGAAAGCTTACTTCCTTGTTGCACTGGTTGTGTTTGATATAAGTTGCATGGTGTTCATTAAGGATGTTGAAGCAGCTGGGGAGTGTGGAAAGACTCCATTTAGGTCTGCTGCGGTAAGTTTAAGCCCATGCTTAGGAGCTGCTGGGAACGCAAAGGCAAAAGTTCCGCCTGCTTGCTGCTCCAAGGTTGGTGCCTTACTTAAGGCTTCTCCGAGGTGCCTTTGTGCTATTTTATTATCACCATTGGCAAAGCAGGCTGGAATCAAACCTGGGATTGCCATTGGCATTCCCAAAAGATGTAACATTAGGAACAGGCAAGCTGGAAAAAAATGTGGAAGTAAGTAGCCCTCCTCTTTTGGTCTTTTTAACTTTTACCTTTAATTTAGGTAAACAAGATCGAGACAAAGTTGAAAATATTGATATTTGAATTGCATTTGATTTTAACGTTATGAA
It encodes the following:
- the LOC107918103 gene encoding non-specific lipid-transfer protein 4 is translated as MGFSLKAYFLVALVVFDISCMVFIKDVEAAGECGKTPFRSAAVSLSPCLGAAGNAKAKVPPACCSKVGALLKASPRCLCAILLSPLAKQAGIKPGIAIGIPKRCNIRNRQAGKKCGSYTVP